The window CTCCGCAGGCTTTAAGCGCGACCCATAAACTCGCGGTGCCGTTGCACATCGCCAGCGCATATTTCGCGTGTTGAAATTCAGCAAATCGCTTTTCAAACTCGGCCACCTGCGGACTACGAATTCCCCAGACGCCGCCTTCCCAGGCTTTGTGCAAAGCCGCGGCTTGCGCGGGACGCAGGATCGGCCACTTCGGAAAAGATTTTGTGCGCACGGGCGCGCCGCCGAGGAGAGCTAAGTGAGGCATAGTAGAAGTAAAAGAGATAAAGAGATAATTGTTTGGAGGATCAATGGCTAATGATGAATCGTGATTCCTCTATTCCTTTCCAAGTTTTTGCAAAGCTGTCAACGCAATTGCTAGCGCGCTGGCAGCGTCTTGCGGTGTGACGAGCAGCGGCGCGCCGGAGCGGAGATGCTCTAAGAAGTGATGCATTTGCTCGCGGTAGCCGTCCACCACCGGAACATCGATCACGCGCGCGCCCTGGCTGTTTTCCAGGCGGAGAAGGCCGTCGTCCGGGTCGATGGTAATTTTTCCGTTATCACCTTCCAGCAACAGCGAGCGTTCATGACGATGATGCAGCCAACTGCCTTCGACTTCCGCGCGCGCGCCGCCTTTGAAATACAAATGCACGATGGCATGCTGCCAGCCTTCGGGATCTTTGTTGGGGGCGGTTTCAGCCTCGATGCGTGTGGGCTTGCCGAGACACCATTGTAAGAAATCGAAATCATGAATCATGAGATCGAGAATGCAGCCGCCGCTTTGCGCAAAATCAAAAAACCAGGAGGCGCGGCCCTCTGCCGGCGGCGCATTCAAGCGGCGGCTGGCCACGCGGCGCAGCGTGCCGATCGCGCCTGCGCGCAGCAGCTCGCGCGCTTTGGCATAGCGCGAGAAGAATCGCAGGGTGTGCCCGACGTAGAAACCGCATTCCGACGATTTTGCCGCCGTGAGCACCGCCTGCGCTTCCTCGTCGGTGCGCGTCATGGGCTTTTCACAAAACACATGTTTGCCCTGCGCCAGGGCCGCAAGCGTTTGCTCATGATGCCGCGGCGTCGGGCTTGAGATGAGAACGGCGTCAATCTCCGGATGCTTGAGCAAATCCTCGGTGGTCATCGGCCGGCCGCCGAATGAGCCTGAAGCCTTTTCAGCATTGTGCCAATGGCCGGCAGACCACGCAACGATTTCGGCGCCGCCGAGTTCGCGCAGCGCCTCTGCATGCACTCGCGCAATCCGGCCTGCGCCGACAAAGCCAAAACGAAAAACGCTTGCCTTTGGCATGGCAGGCCCATTGCAAAACTAGATTCACACTAACCCAAAGAGTTTCGGCAAGTCATCCTCGACCTGCTCACAAAATGCCGCAGAACGGTTCGCGCAAATTTTTTTCAACTGCCGGAGAGCAGCGTGAGATTGCGGCGCAGCGCTTTGTAAGCGCCGCCGGATTCTTCTTTCACCTCGGTGTTGAAGAGGTTTGAGATATACTCGCGTTCCTGCGGCTCCAGCTCAAGCTCAAATGCGGGCAGGCTCGCCTGAAATTGCGCGAGCGAGCTGACCCCCACAATCGGACACGTGACCGCCGGAGATGCCCGCAGCCAGGCAATCGCGACTTCGCCAATCTTGAGCTGATGTTGCTGCGCATAATCGGCAAGTCGCGCCAAATCCTCGCCGTGCGCCGTCAGCCAGCGCCCAATGCGTTCATCCGTAATCGCGCGTGAATCTTCCGGCAATTCCGCACCGTGCTGATACTTCCCGGCAAGCAGACCCATGGCCAGCGGACGATAGGCGGTCACGGCCAGACCCAGCGTGTGCGCCATGGGTAAAACTTCAACTTCTGCGCCGCGTTCGATCAGGTTGTAAGGAATTTGCAGGCACGCCATTTCACTGAAAGCATGTTGGGCGGCTTCGGCATTGGATAATAAAAAAAGATATGCGGGATAGTTGCAGCAGCCGACATAGCGCGCCTTGCCCTGTTTCACCACATGATCGAGCGCGCGCATGATTTCATCGAGACGCATGCCGGCTTTTGGCCAGTGAATCAAATAAAGATCGAGATAATCCGTTTGCAACCGGCTCAGGCTTTCATCGATGCTCGTCAAAATACTGCCGGCGTCGATGCCTTTGTGAACTTTGGAGGCAATGACAAATTCGGTGCGCTGGCTGCGCAACAAGCGCCCGAGTATCTCTTCCGTGCGGCCATCGCAATACATCGCCGCCGTGTCGAGAAACGTCACGCCCGCCTCGCGCGCCTGGCCGAGAATACGCTCCGCTTCACTTTCGCTGCAACGATCGCCGAACATCATGGTGCCGAGACACATCTCAGAAACCCAAAGATCGGTTTTTCCGAACCGCTTGTGCTTCATGGGGCGACAGCCTCCCAAAATAACAATGCCCCAACCCCCGCAGGCGGATGGGGCGTAAGCCGAACTGTTTTTGATGAAGGAATGATAAAAAGGGCAAAGGAGAATTGCAAGCGCCATTTCACGCCGCGCCAGCCGGCCAGCCCAAAATTCCACGCTTGTTGCTTTTCGTATAATTTCCCGCTATTTTCGCGGCGTCGCAACGGCGTTATGCCGTCTTGCAAACAAACCACATTTCCTGAAAGCAAATGCTCATTCCGGGATTGCCCATGCAACGCTTCTTACAAATCCTCGCCAAATCTGAGCGCCTCATCATTGGTCTAAACTCCGGCACCTCTGCTGATGGCATTGATGCAGCATTGGTGCAATGCGCCGGCAGCGGCATTGCCGTGCAATTCAAGCTGTTGGCATTCGAGCATTATGCTTATCCCGAGGCGATTCGCGAGCAATTGCTGCGCGCCGCGCTGCCGGGGCGCGGCTCCGTCGATCAAATCTGCCGCTTGAATGTTGCGGTGGGCGAATGCTTTGCACAGGCGGTCAAGGCCCTGCTTGCCGCCCATGGCTTGCAAGCGGAACAGATCGATCTCATCGGCTCGCACGGCCAAACCATGCATCATCTGCCCAACGCGGAGCCGATTACGGGTGTGGCGACCGCGGGCACGCTGCAAATCGGTGAGCCGAGCCTCATTGCAAAACGTACCGGCATCATCACGATTGCAGATTTCCGCGCAGCCGACATGGCGCTCGGCGGACAGGGCGCGCCGTTGGTGCCGCTTATGGATTTTTTGCTGCTACGGTCGCCGCAAAAAACGCGCGGCGTGCTAAATCTTGGCGGCATTGCCAATCTCACGTTGTTAAAGAAAAATGGCACACTCGAGGACGTCCGGGCGTTCGATACCGGCCCGGCCAACATGGTGATCGATGGGCTGATGCAAAGGCTTTACGGCCGCGCATTCGATGAAGACGGCAAAATCGCCTCGCAAGGCAAAGTTTCTTCGGAGTTATTGCAGCATCTGCTGCAGCATCCTTATTTTTCACGGCCGTTGCCCAAATCTACCGGCCGTGAGGAGTTCGGAGAACCTTTTATTGATCATCTTGTTTATCTTGCCTTGCATCATGATCTAAAAAATGAGGACATTATTGCTACCGCAACGGCGTTGACGGTCGCCACGGTTTGGCAGGGCGCAGAGCTGTTGCAAGCCTCGCGCAGCAAAATCGAGGAATTGATCGTGAGCGGCGGCGGCGCGCAAAATCCCGTGATGATGGCTGGTTTGCAGGAAAAGTTTGCGCCGGCGCAAGTGATCACGACGAACATTCTCGGTGTGCCGAGCGAGGCGAAAGAGGCGATTCTCTTTGCCCTGTTGGCGAATGAAACCGCCTCCGGAAATCCCGGGAACGTGCCCTCGGTCACCGGCGCGACTGCCGCGACGGTGTTGGGGAAAATTTGTTTGTGAAAATGGATTGCGTTCCTGCGCGCCGGGAAAAACTCGCCTTGCTTGGCAAAGATTTCGTGCTAAATTTGTTCATGTCGCCTTGGGAGTGAGGGTAAAGTAGGTTGTAGCTGAATCTGTAGTACATTTGTGCAGTGATCACCTTCAAAAGCACTTCTATCGAATGGTGTTATCATGAAAAGCAAAATCATCAACTCCTCCCCGGACATTATGGGAGGAACGCCGGTTTTTTCTGGAACGCGAGTTCCAGTTCAGACGTTGTTGGATTATATTGAAGGCGGAGAATCTATAGATAGTTTTTTAGAAGGTTTTCCCTCGGTTACGAGGGAACAGATACTTGCATTTTTGTATGAGATAAAACAACAAATCATTTCCGGGGTGGAAGAAAGTGAATGTGCTGTTAGATGAATG of the Cytophagia bacterium CHB2 genome contains:
- a CDS encoding aldo/keto reductase, producing MEFWAGRLARREMALAILLCPFYHSFIKNSSAYAPSACGGWGIVILGGCRPMKHKRFGKTDLWVSEMCLGTMMFGDRCSESEAERILGQAREAGVTFLDTAAMYCDGRTEEILGRLLRSQRTEFVIASKVHKGIDAGSILTSIDESLSRLQTDYLDLYLIHWPKAGMRLDEIMRALDHVVKQGKARYVGCCNYPAYLFLLSNAEAAQHAFSEMACLQIPYNLIERGAEVEVLPMAHTLGLAVTAYRPLAMGLLAGKYQHGAELPEDSRAITDERIGRWLTAHGEDLARLADYAQQHQLKIGEVAIAWLRASPAVTCPIVGVSSLAQFQASLPAFELELEPQEREYISNLFNTEVKEESGGAYKALRRNLTLLSGS
- a CDS encoding Gfo/Idh/MocA family oxidoreductase, producing MPKASVFRFGFVGAGRIARVHAEALRELGGAEIVAWSAGHWHNAEKASGSFGGRPMTTEDLLKHPEIDAVLISSPTPRHHEQTLAALAQGKHVFCEKPMTRTDEEAQAVLTAAKSSECGFYVGHTLRFFSRYAKARELLRAGAIGTLRRVASRRLNAPPAEGRASWFFDFAQSGGCILDLMIHDFDFLQWCLGKPTRIEAETAPNKDPEGWQHAIVHLYFKGGARAEVEGSWLHHRHERSLLLEGDNGKITIDPDDGLLRLENSQGARVIDVPVVDGYREQMHHFLEHLRSGAPLLVTPQDAASALAIALTALQKLGKE
- a CDS encoding anhydro-N-acetylmuramic acid kinase — protein: MLIPGLPMQRFLQILAKSERLIIGLNSGTSADGIDAALVQCAGSGIAVQFKLLAFEHYAYPEAIREQLLRAALPGRGSVDQICRLNVAVGECFAQAVKALLAAHGLQAEQIDLIGSHGQTMHHLPNAEPITGVATAGTLQIGEPSLIAKRTGIITIADFRAADMALGGQGAPLVPLMDFLLLRSPQKTRGVLNLGGIANLTLLKKNGTLEDVRAFDTGPANMVIDGLMQRLYGRAFDEDGKIASQGKVSSELLQHLLQHPYFSRPLPKSTGREEFGEPFIDHLVYLALHHDLKNEDIIATATALTVATVWQGAELLQASRSKIEELIVSGGGAQNPVMMAGLQEKFAPAQVITTNILGVPSEAKEAILFALLANETASGNPGNVPSVTGATAATVLGKICL
- a CDS encoding DUF433 domain-containing protein codes for the protein MKSKIINSSPDIMGGTPVFSGTRVPVQTLLDYIEGGESIDSFLEGFPSVTREQILAFLYEIKQQIISGVEESECAVR